Proteins encoded together in one Microplitis mediator isolate UGA2020A chromosome 7, iyMicMedi2.1, whole genome shotgun sequence window:
- the LOC130672196 gene encoding uncharacterized protein LOC130672196 yields the protein MFTLKNTSSSTLLCGPPTHARSFLFEAAMHWAENGNQVFYITASPLKSFPAQYHDREDVPPAVYNMIKFIYLENYEALAEQLVELHSFTKLPSLILLDHLDTYIRDVVNSELKDMHIAKLCAILHDSVNACARIKRSKVYLCASVSGSSIQNTPYSLYFDNIWYLNADKNADEIVIKLTEASINPEAEVKEPKNFEYRKFRDKILILNKVFNLS from the exons atgtttacgttaaaaaatacttcaaGCTCAACGCTTTTGTGTGGACCGCCGACTCATGCCAgatcatttttatttgaa GCTGCCATGCACTGGGCCGAAAATGGTAATCAAGTTTTTTACATCACAGCAAGTCCATTGAAATCTTTTCCAGCTCAGTATCATGACCGTGAAGATGTACCTCCAGCAGTATATAAtatgattaaatttat ATATCTTGAAAACTATGAAGCATTGGCAGAACAACTAGTAGAGTTGCATAGTTTTACGAAACTTCCATCGTTAATTTTGCTAGATCATCTCGATACTTACATCAGAGATGTGGTAAATAGTGAACTCAAAGACATGCATATCGCCAAGTTATGCGCTATTTTACATGATTCTGTAAATGCTTGTGCTAGAATTAAAAGATCTAAAGTATATTTATGTGCCTCAGTAAGCGGTAGCAGTATACAAAATACTCCTTATTCTCTGTACTTTGATAATATTTGGTATCTAAATGCTGATAAAAACGCTGATGAAATAGTAATCAAGTTAACCGAAGCTTCAATTAATCCCGAAGCTGAAGTGAaagaaccaaaaaattttgagtacagAAAATTTCGAGATAAAATACTTATTCTTAacaaagtatttaatttaagttaa
- the LOC130672198 gene encoding 40S ribosomal protein S27-like, whose amino-acid sequence MPLAKDYLHPSPAEEKRKHKLKRLVQKPNSYFMDVKCPGCYAIKTIFSHAQRPVECDGCRTILCTPTGGKARLTEGCSFRRKVQC is encoded by the coding sequence ATGCCGCTAGCCAAAGATTATCTTCACCCGAGCCCAGCGGAAGAAAAGAGGAAGCACAAGCTGAAGAGATTGGTTCAGAAACCAAACAGCTACTTCATGGATGTTAAATGCCCAGGATGTTACGCTATCAAGACCATTTTTTCACATGCTCAGCGACCAGTTGAGTGCGATGGTTGCCGTACGATATTGTGCACACCCACGGGTGGCAAAGCTCGTTTGACAGAAGGATGTTCATTCAGAAGAAAGGTCCAATGCTAA